In a single window of the Methylophaga frappieri genome:
- a CDS encoding salicylate synthase: MAYTDFTNWPMDDRQKYLQAGYWCPVTLGQQLANWAQRYGDKTALVDEKGTLSYHELTIQADQTAAGFYNLGIRRDDRVLVQLPNCNEFVVTCFALFRLGALPILTMPAQRENDISALTELAEPVAYIVADNFLGFDYLTLAEKMQQKHACLKQVIVVGRNSGSFIRFDTLQHEPVTLAEPEFSDPALLLLSGGTTGTPKLIPRTHADYIYNATASAELCELSEATVYLAALPVAHNFPLACPGILGTLNAGGKVVMAKTPGNDETFDLIEREKVTITALVPPLVQLWISAREWDNTDISSLRLLQVGGSRCDADLAKQVSPVLGCQLQQVFGMAEGLLCYTRLDDPDDVIINSQGRPLCPDDELRIVDQNGLSVAPGDVGELHTKGPYTLRGYYRAVEHNASTFTNDGFYQSGDLVRMTEQGNLIVEGRIKEQINRAGEKIAVAEVEHLLNQHPEIEKSVLIPVPDRHLGERSCAFIITGSSPLTLQAVHQFLADKGLPRYKLPDQLVPVTSWPLTAVGKIDKKRLLVQAEEAAATQPVTLSTKNYAENRIKVKSDPLDLAMKLARCGLSEDYVIYEKDTEWSIGIGKYASITGDKNQATMRCGEQKEIFQKPQLTAAIHQAMQVIPVHDWRAYGSAKFELSHLFYGIPMQQDSGNTPLLDVFIPRYEIRFNQGEALLRTIETAQLDKLVLLVQQLDEQPTADKTQGKPVFADIENHQSAVYQDNVQKAVEEIKANQYQKVILSRRIPLPSDVDIIESFRIGRRMNTPARAFLANYSGVQLAGFSPETVVEVSSDGWVSTQPLAGTRSLGDTPEQEQQLRQELLSDTKEIAEHAASVKLAQEELETICTPESINVSEFMGISRRGSVQHLTSRLKGKLSEGKHAWDAFEALFPAVTASGIPKKGALDAIQRLEPIQRDWYSGCVMIVDENGAMDAALVLRSIYQQGDACWLQAGAGIVDQSKPERELQETVEKLSCISQHLVSRQPSIESESTTKSTEVL, from the coding sequence ATGGCATATACAGACTTTACAAACTGGCCCATGGATGACCGTCAAAAATATCTGCAAGCAGGCTACTGGTGCCCCGTCACATTAGGACAACAGCTAGCCAACTGGGCACAAAGATATGGCGATAAGACTGCATTGGTTGACGAAAAAGGCACACTTAGCTATCACGAGTTGACTATCCAGGCAGATCAGACTGCAGCCGGTTTTTATAATCTGGGAATCCGCCGGGACGATCGGGTTTTAGTACAACTTCCCAATTGCAACGAGTTTGTTGTGACTTGTTTTGCTTTATTTCGCCTTGGCGCACTACCGATCCTGACAATGCCTGCCCAGCGTGAGAATGATATTTCCGCACTCACCGAACTGGCTGAACCCGTTGCCTATATTGTGGCTGATAATTTCCTCGGGTTTGACTACCTTACGCTTGCCGAGAAGATGCAGCAGAAGCATGCCTGTTTAAAGCAGGTGATTGTCGTTGGTCGTAATTCCGGTTCATTTATCCGATTCGATACCCTGCAACATGAACCGGTCACGCTTGCCGAACCTGAATTTAGTGACCCTGCACTACTATTACTTTCCGGTGGCACAACGGGTACCCCCAAACTCATTCCACGCACCCATGCTGACTACATCTACAATGCCACAGCTTCTGCCGAATTATGCGAATTATCGGAAGCAACTGTTTATCTGGCTGCCTTACCGGTAGCACATAATTTTCCGTTGGCCTGTCCCGGTATTCTCGGTACCTTAAACGCCGGTGGCAAAGTGGTCATGGCCAAAACACCAGGCAATGACGAAACGTTTGATTTAATCGAACGCGAGAAAGTCACCATCACTGCCCTCGTACCACCTTTAGTACAACTCTGGATTTCTGCTCGTGAATGGGACAACACGGATATTTCCAGCCTGCGTCTATTACAAGTTGGTGGCTCTCGTTGTGATGCCGATCTGGCAAAACAGGTTAGTCCCGTGCTCGGCTGTCAACTGCAACAAGTCTTTGGCATGGCTGAGGGATTACTTTGCTATACCCGTCTTGATGATCCTGACGACGTCATTATCAATTCGCAAGGCCGACCACTTTGTCCTGATGATGAACTGCGCATTGTTGATCAGAATGGCTTATCAGTCGCACCGGGCGATGTTGGTGAACTCCATACAAAAGGCCCATACACCTTGCGTGGTTATTATCGGGCAGTCGAACACAATGCCTCGACATTTACCAACGATGGCTTTTATCAATCCGGAGACCTCGTTCGCATGACAGAACAAGGGAATCTTATTGTTGAGGGCCGAATCAAGGAACAAATTAATCGTGCGGGAGAAAAAATCGCTGTTGCTGAAGTTGAACATTTACTGAATCAGCATCCTGAAATTGAAAAATCTGTGTTGATTCCAGTGCCGGATAGGCATCTGGGCGAACGAAGCTGTGCGTTTATTATTACCGGTTCATCTCCATTAACCTTACAAGCCGTGCATCAATTTCTGGCTGACAAAGGCTTACCGCGATACAAATTGCCCGATCAATTAGTGCCTGTAACGAGCTGGCCACTCACCGCCGTCGGCAAAATTGATAAAAAGCGACTTCTTGTCCAAGCTGAAGAAGCCGCCGCAACACAACCTGTAACGCTGTCCACAAAAAACTATGCTGAGAACCGAATTAAGGTGAAAAGCGATCCGCTGGATCTGGCCATGAAACTGGCTCGCTGTGGACTATCAGAAGATTATGTCATCTACGAAAAAGACACTGAATGGTCAATTGGTATCGGTAAATATGCCTCTATTACAGGCGATAAAAACCAGGCAACAATGCGCTGTGGTGAGCAAAAAGAAATTTTTCAAAAACCACAACTAACTGCTGCTATCCATCAGGCAATGCAGGTGATTCCGGTTCATGACTGGCGTGCCTATGGTTCAGCCAAGTTTGAGCTCTCTCATTTGTTTTACGGTATTCCCATGCAGCAGGACTCGGGAAACACACCTTTACTGGATGTCTTTATTCCTCGTTACGAAATTCGTTTCAATCAAGGTGAAGCATTATTACGCACTATCGAAACCGCACAGTTGGACAAACTGGTGCTACTGGTTCAGCAACTCGATGAACAACCCACCGCCGACAAGACTCAAGGCAAGCCTGTTTTTGCTGACATCGAAAATCATCAATCGGCAGTCTATCAGGACAATGTCCAAAAAGCCGTTGAGGAAATCAAAGCCAATCAATACCAAAAAGTGATTCTTTCAAGACGAATTCCTCTGCCAAGTGATGTTGATATTATCGAAAGTTTTCGCATTGGCCGGCGAATGAATACACCGGCAAGAGCCTTCTTGGCTAATTACAGCGGTGTGCAACTTGCTGGATTCAGTCCCGAAACTGTGGTTGAAGTCTCTTCTGATGGCTGGGTGAGTACTCAACCGCTTGCCGGAACACGATCACTAGGAGACACTCCTGAGCAAGAACAGCAACTTCGTCAGGAATTGCTCAGCGATACCAAGGAAATCGCGGAGCATGCGGCCTCAGTCAAACTTGCCCAGGAAGAGTTGGAAACAATCTGTACGCCAGAAAGCATCAATGTAAGTGAGTTCATGGGTATTTCGCGACGCGGTAGCGTGCAACACCTGACATCGCGACTGAAAGGCAAGCTGAGTGAAGGCAAACATGCATGGGATGCTTTCGAAGCACTATTCCCTGCGGTAACTGCATCTGGTATTCCCAAAAAAGGGGCGCTCGATGCGATCCAGCGTCTGGAACCCATCCAACGCGATTGGTATAGCGGCTGTGTAATGATTGTTGATGAAAATGGCGCCATGGATGCTGCATTGGTGCTGCGCAGTATTTATCAACAAGGTGATGCCTGCTGGCTACAAGCCGGTGCGGGCATTGTCGACCAATCCAAACCCGAGCGTGAACTTCAGGAAACGGTTGAAAAACTGAGTTGCATATCTCAACACCTGGTGAGCCGGCAACCCTCAATTGAATCTGAGTCCACAACGAAGTCGACGGAGGTTTTGTAA